AATTTCTGGAAATTTTTCCGCGTGTATAGGGAAACATGTATCAGCTAGGGCAGTCAATGAAGCTTTAGGCAAGGAAATTACTTCTAAACTTAAAGAGAAGGGCGTATCTGTAGGAAAATTTTCTGGAGGAGCTCAATTGAAGATTGAAGAGCGCAATTGGGTACTGGATATTAGCTCAGAAGCTTTGTTAGATTTATTGACTAGATTTTTACAAAAAGATTTTCGAGAAATGATTTTTCAATCTTGTTAAAAAATCCTTGCTGTGAAGGCCATCTTGTTTGAATCGTTCTTAGGAAGACTTATTGACAGTAGGGGGGAGCTTTTTTGTGTGGGTTGAGAAAGGAAGGTGGGTCTCTAAACCAGATTAGAGAGTGTCTTAGTTGAGGTTACAAGAGCGCGTTATGAATCAGTATTATTTTTTATCTTCTTTTCTTCCTCCTCAACAACCGGAATCTCCCCCTCTTTATTCACTTCAAGAGATTAATGATTTATTGGCGCTTAACTTTGCGGAGCGTGATTGGAAATCTTATGTGATACTACGGCATTTTTTTGATCTAGAAAATTTTGCTTTTTTTTGGACAGGAAGACCCATCTCATTTTCTTTAGGAACAGTCACAAGTAATAATGTAGAGTCTTTATTACGGCTACAGATGTGGTCAGATGAGTGGGAATTTGAAGATTTCTTTAAAGATTTTTTATTGCGTTATAAAACTTCTCAAGAGCGCTTAGCTAGTTTCTCAGAACTAGTCAGGGGTTTTCTTGATCATTATCAAAATTGTTCTTCAAAATTTCTTAGAACGTACTTTTGTTTTAAGCGAGATTTGCGAATTATTTTAGCTGGTTTTCGAGCTAGAGTAATGCAGAAGGATGTGTCTTTTGTCCTTAGAGATGAAGATAGTTCGAATCCTGTTGTCTTGCATGTATTGATGCAAAAAGATTCTCCAAATTATGAGCTTCCCGATGAATTTTTTGAGCTGAAAGATGTTTTAGGAGATTATGGACGTCTTCCGCACATGTTAAATCAGACTCTTTCTCTTTATGAGTTTCATAAAATAGAAGAGATGGCGCGAGACAACTATTTTAATGCAGATGCGATTCTTTCTCGAGTAACCACATATTTAATGGCTATTCGTAATAGTTGGGCAAATGTTCAGAAAGGGAAAGAATTGATTAATTTGATGGAGAAAGGAATCAAATGGTAGCAACTTCAAAACAAACGACGCAGGGTTATGTCGTAGAGGCTTACGGGAATTTATTGCGAGTACATTTTGATGGGCACGTGCGTCAGGGAGAAGTGGCCTATGTAAGTGTGGACGATACGTGGTTAAAAGCAGAAATTATCGAAGTCGTTGGAGATGAAGTCAAAATTCAAGTTTTTGAGGAAACTCAAGGCATTTCTCGTGGTGCTTTAGTAACTTTTTCTGGACATTTGTTAGAAGCTGAATTGGGTCCGGGCCTTTTGCAAGGAATTTTTGATGGTTTGCAGAATCGTTTAGAAGTATTAGCAGACGCAAGTTTATTCCTGAAAAGAGGAGAGTATGTCAATGCTATTTGTCGGGAAACTGTATGGACCTATACACAAAAAGCCGCAGTAGGGGATGTTCTTTCTCGAGGAGATGTGCTTGGAACAGTAAAGGAAGGCCGTTTTGATCATAAAATCATGGTTCCCTTCTCGTGTTTTGAGGAAGTAATTATAACATGGGTGATCTCTTCAGGAAATTATACGGTTGATACCGTTATTGCTAAAGGACGCACCGCAGCAGGTATGGAACTTGAGTTTACAATGGTTCAAAAATGGCCCATTAAGCAAGCTTTTTTAGAAGGAGAGAAGGTTCCGTCTCATGAGATTATGGATGTCGGTTTGCGAGTATTAGATACGCAGATACCTGTTCTTAAAGGGGGGACTTTCTGCACTCCTGGTCCTTTTGGTGCAGGAAAGACGGTGTTGCAGCACCATTTGTCGAAGTATGCAGCTGTAGATATAGTAGTTTTGTGTGCTTGTGGAGAACGTGCGGGAGAAGTTGTAGAAATTTTGCAAGAATTTCCACATTTAACAGATCCTCATACCGGTCAATCTTTAATGCATAGGACTTGTATTATTTGTAATACATCTTCCATGCCGGTAGCAGCTAGAGAATCTTCTATTTATCTAGGGATTACAATTGCAGAGTACTATCGTCAGATGGGGTTACATGTTTTGTTGCTAGCAGATTCAACATCCAGATGGGCCCAAGCTTTAAGGGAGATTTCAGGGCGATTGGAGGAAATCCCTGGTGAAGAAGCTTTCCCAGCTTATTTAGCATCTCGAATAGCGGCTTTTTATGAGCGTGGTGGGGCTGTAAAAATGAAAGATGGATCAGAAGGATCTCTCACTATTTGTGGAGCAGTTTCTCCTGCAGGAGGAAATTTTGAAGAGCCTGTTACACAAGCAACTTTATCTGTTGTCGGAGCTTTCTGCGGTCTTTCGAAGGCTCGTGCGGATGCTAGAAGATATCCTTCTATTGATCCAATGATTTCTTGGTCTAAGTATTTAGATTCTGTAGCAGGAATTTTGGAAACAAAAGTTCCAGGATGGGGAGATTCTGTTAAAAAAGCATCTCGATTTTTAGAAGAAGGGGCTGAAATTGGTAAGAGAATAGAAGTTGTCGGAGAAGAGGGGATTTCTATGGAAGATATAGAAATCTTTTTGAAATCGGAGTTATATGATTTCTGTTACTTACAGCAAAACGCTTTTGATGCAGAGGACTGTTATTGTCCTTTCGATCGTCAAATTAAGCTCTTTTCTTTGATGAGCTATATTTTTGACTCTAGATTCTGTTTTGATTGCCCGGATAATGCCCGCAGTTTCTTTTTAGAGCTTCAAGGTAAAATTAAGACGCTGAATGGTCAAAAATTCCTCTCTGAAGAATATCAGAAAGGTCTAGAAGTGATCTATAAATTATTAGAAAGCAAAATGGTACAGACGGCGTAGATATGCAAACGATATATACAAGAATTACGGATATCAAGGGAAACTTGATTACTGTAGAGGCTGAAGGAGCTTCTTTGGGAGAGTTAGTGCAGATTGAACGAGCAGATGGACGCTCGTCTTATGCTTCTGTTTTGCGTTTTGATGCTAAAAAAGTGACTCTTCAAGTATTTGGGGGTACTTCTGGATTATCTACCGGAGACAAGGTCGTCTTCTTAGGAAGACCTATGGAAGTTATTTATGGCGATTCCTTATTAGGAAGACGTTTTAATGGAATTGGAAAACCTATTGATAATGAAGATGTTTGCTTTGGAGAGCCTATACCAATTACGACGCCTTCGTTTAATCCTGTTTGTCGAATTGTCCCTAGAGAAATGGTACGTACGAACATACCAATGATTGATATGTTCAATTGCTTAGTGAAGTCTCAAAAAATACCTATTTTTTCTTCCTCTGGAGAGAATCATAATGCGTTGTTGATGCGTATTGCTGCCCAGACTGATGCTGATGTTGTGATCATTGGGGGAATGGGACTGACGTTTGTAGATTATAGTTTTTTCGTTGAAGAGTCCCAACATTTAGGATTTGCTGATAAATGTGTAATGTTCATTCATAAGGCAGTAGATGCTCCTGTTGAATGTGTGTTAATTCCAGATATGGCTTTAGCTTGTGCTGAGCGTTTTGCTTTGGAGCAAAAGAAAAATGTTTTAGTGTTATTAACCGACATGACTGCTTTTGCAGATGCATTGAAAGAGATTGCCATCACGATGGATCAAATTCCTGCGAATAGAGGATATCCAGGTTCTTTGTATTCCGATCTTGCTGTGCGTTATGAAAAAGCTGTGGATATAGCTCAAGGTGGATCTATCACTTTGATCGGTGTAACCACAATGCCTGGGGATGATATTACACACCCTGTTCCTGATAATACTGGTTTTATTACAGAAGGACAGTTTTATTTGAAAGATAATCGAATAGATCCTTTTGGTTCATTATCTCGATTGAAACAGTTGGTTATCGGTAAAAAAACTCGAGAGGATCATGGGGATTTAGCAAATGCTTTGATTCGTCTTTATGCAGACTCTAGAAAATCTGCGGAGCGAATGTCTATGGGGTTCAAGCTTTCTAATTGGGATAAAAAATTATTGGCTTTCTCCGATCTCTTTGAGACCCGGTTAATGAGCTTAGAAGTGAATATTCCTCTTGAAGAAGCGTTGGATATTGGGTGGAAAATTTTAGCTCAAAGCTTTCACTCCGAAGAAGTTGGAATTAAAGAGCAGTTGGTGCAGAAATATTGGCCTAAAGCATGTCTTCACAAATAAAATTAACAAAAAATTCTTATCGGGAAGAAAAACAGAAGCTTAATCTATTAGGGATGTACTTGCCCACATTAAAATTAAAAAAAGCTTTATTACAAGCTGAAGTACAGTCTGCGATGCGTGCTGCTACAGAAAGCCTGGCTGCTAACGAACAGGCTCGAGATAGAATGTATGCTTTTGCAGAACTTTTCAGTATACCTCTATACACAGATGCTGTGGAGCAATGTTTCTCTATTGATATTCTTGAAAAAGATGTGGAGAATATTGCTGGAGTCGAAGTGCCTCTATTGAAGCGAGTTGTGTTAACGTCTCCAGAGTATTCTTTGCTAGATACTCCTATTTGGATAGATTCTCTTATTGCATCTGCAAAAGAGTATGTTTTGAGCAAGATTCATGCTGAAAACGCTCAAGAAAGGCTTCTTCTTTTAGAAGAAGAGCTTCGACGTGTTTCTATTCGGGTTAATCTTTTCGAGAAAAAACTGATACCTACAACTTCGGAAACAATCAAAAAGATAGCCATTTTCTTAAGTGATAGAAGTATTACAGACGTAGGGCAAATGAAAATGGCAAAGAAAAAAATTCAGCAGCATAAGGAGTAGTCTGCATGCGCGTAGACGTAGATAAATATCTATTCATTGGACGTAAAAAGTCTGAATTTTTCTCTGCATGTAGAGAGATTGGAGCTGTCGAATTTTTGGCAAAAAGTAAACTTAAGGATTCAGAAAACGTTCGTAGGCTTTCTGAAGGATTAAAGGTATTAAATGCGTTAACAAAGGAGTATTCTCCAACGGATTTAGTATCGGACAGATCTGGATATCTGACAACGGAACAGCTTCTTCAGGAAATTTTTGAGATTAATCAAGAGATCACGTCCATCACAGAGTCTTTGAAAGCTTTGGGCAAAGAGATTGTTCGTGTCAAACCTTTAGGGAATTTCTCTTCAGAAGAGATTCGTGAGTTGACGTTGAAAACGGGTTTAGCTCTTCGATTTTTCTATAAGAAGCATATAGAGGGAGATTCTTTAGAGGTTAAGGAGGATAACGTTTTTTATCTAACAACGGCATATAACTACGATTACTATGTAGTTGTTGGTATTGTCTCATTATCCAAGGATGTTTTTACAGAGATGGAAGCTCCATGCTCTGTCAATGAGTTGCGAGAAGAAGAAGTTCGGCTTCAGGCTATTTTGCGCAAAAAGAGGGCTCGTGTTTGTGAGTTGCATGCGTATCGAGAGGAATTGTTAGAAGCTTTATGTGAACAATGCAATGAGCAAAACTTGCAACACGCGGAGGCAGGTGCTGATGATTTATTTGGGGACAAAGCATTTAGTGCTGTGGGATGGGTTGTTGTAGATCGTTTGGTTGAAGTCCAGGAGCTTTGTGATCGTTTAGGTGTTCATCTAGAGCGGGTACAGCCTGATCCGAATGAAGTGGTTCCTACACATTTGGAGAATCATGGGCTAGGAGCTTTAGGGGAATCTTTGGTTAATATTTATGATACCCCGGCTTCTACGGATAAGGATCCTTCTTTATGGGTCTTTTTGTCCTTTTTTGTGTTTTTCTCAATGATTATTAATGATGCGGGATATGGATTAATTTTTTTAGCAACATCGTTGTTTTTGTCTATTAAGGCTCGGAAGCAGATAAAGTGTTCTGTCGCATTAAAACGTTTTTTTAAAATGTGTACGATATTAGGGATCGGATGCATTTTTTGGGGAGGAGCTACAACTTCTTTTTTTGGTATTTCGGTTAGCTACACTAGCCCTTTTCGGGAATATTCTTTAACACATTTTCTTGCTTTGAAAAAGGCTAGTTACTATTTGACGGAACGTCCTAAAGGCTATAAAGAACTTGTTCATGATTATCCTGTACTTAAAGACAAAACAACTCCTAAAGAGTTTCTTCTTGCTCAAGGGACGAGCAGTGGAGATTCTGTATATAAAGCTATTGTTTATGACAAGTTTATAGATAATATTTTAATGGAAATTGCGTTGCTAGTGGGTGTAATACATCTGTCTTTAGGGATGCTACGCTACTGCAGACAAAGATATTCTGCTATAGGGTGGGTAGTTTTCATGTGCGGCGCCTATATGTATCTTCCTATCTATTTGCAAGCTGTTTCTCTGATTCACTATGCCCTACATCTTCCTTATGAATTAGGGGGACAAATAGGATATTACATAGCATTTGTAGGCTTAGGGGGTGCTGTTTTAGGTGGAGTTATCCAAAGAGGATTACGGGGCTTTGATGAGGTAACAGCGGTTATTCAGGTGTTTTCGGATGTTTTATCTTATTTGCGATTATACGCGCTTAGCTTAGCGGGAGCTATGGTCGGGAACACTGTCATGGTAATGAGCGAAAGATTTCCCCCAGTAGTAGGGGTTTTGATAATTATCTTCGGACACACAGTAAACATTGCACTTTCTATTATGGGAGGAGTGATTCATGGTTTGCGTCTCAATTTCATAGAGTGGTATCACTATAGTTTTGATGGAGGAGGAAGGCTTCTCCAGCCATTGAAAAGAGTGATTTGTCATAAATCTCAAGGCATTTGATGTGTGAAATTGTGTGTTATTGAAAAAAAAAGGATTTATCCAGGTTAGAGGAAAGATATGATAGATATATCGGTAGTAGGCCCTGTATTAGCTATGGCCTTGGCAATGATTGGTAGTGCTATTGGATGTGGGATGGCTGGAGTGGCTTCTCATGCAGTCATGTCCCGAATTGATGAGGGGCATGGGAAGATTATTGGTTTATCTGCGATGCCTTCGTCCCAATCTATTTATGGATTGATTTTTATGTTGTTGTTGAACGATGCCATCAAGGATGGAAAGGTCTCAGCTGTTAGTGGTATTGTTATGGGTGTAGCTGTGGGATCTGCTTTACTGCTTTCTGCTTTTATGCAAGGGAAGTGTTGTGTGAGTGCTATTCAGGCATATGCACGTTCTTCTGCCATATATGGTAAATCTTTTGCTTCAATTGGGATTGTTGAGTCTTTTGCGTTATTTGCTTTCGTTTTTGCATTGTTGTTATTCTAAATATTTGGCTGCGACACTCTTGGCGTTGTGTTTAGGGGGGTGCTCACAACCTGTATTGTCTTCATTCTTGGAATTTATAGATGAGGATTATACGGCAGCTGCTCATCTAGGTGTAGATCGAAGGTGTACTGTAGAATCCGTAGGGCAGCAACTGGTTATTACTTGGGGGCTGCCTTCACGTTTTAGGGATTCTCTTCCCATGGTTCTCCTTGTATGGGTGTATTATGGTAATGGTGAGGTTGAGAAATTTTCCTACGATGTGCACCACCTTTCTGGATATCAGGTATATGTTCTAAAAGATAATACTTATCGAGATCGCCA
This genomic stretch from Chlamydia sp. harbors:
- a CDS encoding DUF2764 domain-containing protein; translated protein: MNQYYFLSSFLPPQQPESPPLYSLQEINDLLALNFAERDWKSYVILRHFFDLENFAFFWTGRPISFSLGTVTSNNVESLLRLQMWSDEWEFEDFFKDFLLRYKTSQERLASFSELVRGFLDHYQNCSSKFLRTYFCFKRDLRIILAGFRARVMQKDVSFVLRDEDSSNPVVLHVLMQKDSPNYELPDEFFELKDVLGDYGRLPHMLNQTLSLYEFHKIEEMARDNYFNADAILSRVTTYLMAIRNSWANVQKGKELINLMEKGIKW
- a CDS encoding V-type ATP synthase subunit A, whose product is MVATSKQTTQGYVVEAYGNLLRVHFDGHVRQGEVAYVSVDDTWLKAEIIEVVGDEVKIQVFEETQGISRGALVTFSGHLLEAELGPGLLQGIFDGLQNRLEVLADASLFLKRGEYVNAICRETVWTYTQKAAVGDVLSRGDVLGTVKEGRFDHKIMVPFSCFEEVIITWVISSGNYTVDTVIAKGRTAAGMELEFTMVQKWPIKQAFLEGEKVPSHEIMDVGLRVLDTQIPVLKGGTFCTPGPFGAGKTVLQHHLSKYAAVDIVVLCACGERAGEVVEILQEFPHLTDPHTGQSLMHRTCIICNTSSMPVAARESSIYLGITIAEYYRQMGLHVLLLADSTSRWAQALREISGRLEEIPGEEAFPAYLASRIAAFYERGGAVKMKDGSEGSLTICGAVSPAGGNFEEPVTQATLSVVGAFCGLSKARADARRYPSIDPMISWSKYLDSVAGILETKVPGWGDSVKKASRFLEEGAEIGKRIEVVGEEGISMEDIEIFLKSELYDFCYLQQNAFDAEDCYCPFDRQIKLFSLMSYIFDSRFCFDCPDNARSFFLELQGKIKTLNGQKFLSEEYQKGLEVIYKLLESKMVQTA
- a CDS encoding V-type ATP synthase subunit B, which encodes MQTIYTRITDIKGNLITVEAEGASLGELVQIERADGRSSYASVLRFDAKKVTLQVFGGTSGLSTGDKVVFLGRPMEVIYGDSLLGRRFNGIGKPIDNEDVCFGEPIPITTPSFNPVCRIVPREMVRTNIPMIDMFNCLVKSQKIPIFSSSGENHNALLMRIAAQTDADVVIIGGMGLTFVDYSFFVEESQHLGFADKCVMFIHKAVDAPVECVLIPDMALACAERFALEQKKNVLVLLTDMTAFADALKEIAITMDQIPANRGYPGSLYSDLAVRYEKAVDIAQGGSITLIGVTTMPGDDITHPVPDNTGFITEGQFYLKDNRIDPFGSLSRLKQLVIGKKTREDHGDLANALIRLYADSRKSAERMSMGFKLSNWDKKLLAFSDLFETRLMSLEVNIPLEEALDIGWKILAQSFHSEEVGIKEQLVQKYWPKACLHK
- a CDS encoding V-type ATP synthase subunit D translates to MSSQIKLTKNSYREEKQKLNLLGMYLPTLKLKKALLQAEVQSAMRAATESLAANEQARDRMYAFAELFSIPLYTDAVEQCFSIDILEKDVENIAGVEVPLLKRVVLTSPEYSLLDTPIWIDSLIASAKEYVLSKIHAENAQERLLLLEEELRRVSIRVNLFEKKLIPTTSETIKKIAIFLSDRSITDVGQMKMAKKKIQQHKE
- a CDS encoding V-type ATP synthase subunit I; its protein translation is MRVDVDKYLFIGRKKSEFFSACREIGAVEFLAKSKLKDSENVRRLSEGLKVLNALTKEYSPTDLVSDRSGYLTTEQLLQEIFEINQEITSITESLKALGKEIVRVKPLGNFSSEEIRELTLKTGLALRFFYKKHIEGDSLEVKEDNVFYLTTAYNYDYYVVVGIVSLSKDVFTEMEAPCSVNELREEEVRLQAILRKKRARVCELHAYREELLEALCEQCNEQNLQHAEAGADDLFGDKAFSAVGWVVVDRLVEVQELCDRLGVHLERVQPDPNEVVPTHLENHGLGALGESLVNIYDTPASTDKDPSLWVFLSFFVFFSMIINDAGYGLIFLATSLFLSIKARKQIKCSVALKRFFKMCTILGIGCIFWGGATTSFFGISVSYTSPFREYSLTHFLALKKASYYLTERPKGYKELVHDYPVLKDKTTPKEFLLAQGTSSGDSVYKAIVYDKFIDNILMEIALLVGVIHLSLGMLRYCRQRYSAIGWVVFMCGAYMYLPIYLQAVSLIHYALHLPYELGGQIGYYIAFVGLGGAVLGGVIQRGLRGFDEVTAVIQVFSDVLSYLRLYALSLAGAMVGNTVMVMSERFPPVVGVLIIIFGHTVNIALSIMGGVIHGLRLNFIEWYHYSFDGGGRLLQPLKRVICHKSQGI
- a CDS encoding ATP synthase subunit C, producing MIDISVVGPVLAMALAMIGSAIGCGMAGVASHAVMSRIDEGHGKIIGLSAMPSSQSIYGLIFMLLLNDAIKDGKVSAVSGIVMGVAVGSALLLSAFMQGKCCVSAIQAYARSSAIYGKSFASIGIVESFALFAFVFALLLF